ATATCTATTCTCGCAACTGGGGCCTTCATGTATACTCACCCTTATTCGGGCTTTTTGCCCAACTTTCGGTTCGAATTGGAGACGATCAAGCTACCGTCCGGGCTTTAAGCCCAAGGACTTTCACGGCCTGTATCCCCAGTCAGATCTGTATTACATAGATCTAACTAATACGTTTTATATAAGAGGCTAAGCAGTGGGGCCTTCTTATCTAAGACACAATTCATTGGATGAAAAGCATTTAAAGTGAGAGTTGAAGAATATTAGATTGGTGAAGCAGATGGCTAAAGTTGAGGAAGGAGAAATAATTTTAGAGACCGAGGAGGAAGTTAATAATTTGATTGAGGCTATAAGGAAGGAAAAAGTTGATTATGAGTTAATTAAAAAAGCCTTAAGGTTTAGAGGAAAAAGTCTTGTATCTAATCTCTAGAACGTTTTTATAAAGCGAGTAGAAATAATTTGCACCCCCGTTCTTATCCTCATAAATTAGCTGAAAACCGAGTTTTCTATAGAAATCTTTTGCACTCCTAGTATAGACTAGGATTCCTATGCAACTGTTCTCAGCACAGTAGTTTAAAGAGTAGGGAATTACGAATTCTCTGATCAAACTCCTTCCTAGCCCCTTACCTTGATATCTTTTATCTATGCCCAACTGTCCCAAAAGTATTACGGGTAACTTCTTGAAACTCACGTCAAATTCATGAGGTAAACCTCTCTTATTAAACTCTTCCTTTATTGCCTTCTTAATCTTATCCAGAAAACCTTCGGCAAATGCGTAAGAATAACTGGAAAATGAAATGAAGCCAGCTAAATCATTATTACAAATCAGCAAAAAAGTATGATTTATGCCAGCTAAATAATGTCCTACGGCAAACCTCTTTATGAAGTCGTTTTGTTCCTTTTCTCCGCAATCAAAACTAGCGAGCTTATTTATGAAATATGAGTGAATAGTGTAAATATAACAATTGCCTAAAGGAGTAGAAATAGTATCATAAGGCTGAATATTTTTACTCAACTCCTTATCGTATAAATGGTTAATTTAACAGATAAAAATCAGACGTTTATTCGATACTGCTTATATTTTCTCGCCCTCTATTACAGTTAAATTGTCATACTGACTCCTTTTATAGCCCTTCTTACTCATTATCTCTTTCACTTCTTCCCAAGAATTAACCCTTAGCTACAATATTCCTATTCTCATCTACTGTTAAGTACTTCTTTATGATCTTAATGTTCTCCTACATACGTTATTAAATTAAATACGAACTTCCTAGGTTAGGGAGTATGGGCTCCAGCCACGACGCAGGGGGCTCCATTGAGTGCCTTTCTCCGCCTCACATTGCTCATTGACTTCATAGTGGCATCCTCCGATTTAATGTTAGCATAAAACCTTAAAACTTTAATAGGTATACTGCGTTAGCTTATTTAATAGTATTAAGGGGATTAGAAGTAATTAAAAATAACTAAAAGTTACGTAAAAATGTTACAGACGATGTTTAATTACATAATTGATTTTTATAATTATAATATAGGAATAAATATTACAATTAAAAATTTGTTAATTAAAGCCTTACGTTATCATCGCATTTTTCATCAAATCCTAGATATAGTATATAATCTTTACTAAAAAGGATTTAACAAAATTATACCTAAAATTTATAATCTATTCACTGGAACTAACTATCGGTGTACTATACGTATGGATAATCGTAAAACTTATTTGGGTATTAGTAAAAGTTTAATAGCTGCAGTAATAATTGTAATAATTGTTATAAGTGTAATAGTAGGATTATTGCTATTTAAACATAATAGTGTAAGTAATAACATGGTTTCTACTACTTCTTCCATTATATCTTCTGTTTCTACTACTAGTTTTACTTCTTCTACTAGTGCCTCTGCAAATGTTTCAATTCCTTCATCAATAACTGTAGAGGAGGCTGCACCACCTGTGAGTGTTGATCCAGCTACTAGTTATGATATAGCTGGCGGTGAGATAATTCAAAATGTATATCAAACTTTAGTCTTTTATAATGGGACTAATACCTCAAGTTTTATTGGTGTATTAGCTGAGAATTGGACAGTAGAAGATAACGGTACTGTATATATATTCCATTTATGGCCTTTCATAAGGTTTAGCGATGGCAGTCCATTAAATGCTACTGATGTCTGGTTCTCATTTTATAGAACTATGTTAATGGATTTAGGTATTTCCATTTACATAAGTCAAGCTTTAGCCGTAAACGACGGGTTAGGATTTGTAGGCAAATTACCTAATGGAAAATATGGTACTATAATGTTACCTAATGGTATAGTTCAAGCTTTTGAATATGCTGGCTATAATCTATCATCTAATCAGACTATAGCTATGGAAGAGGCGGCATATGACCTAGCATATGTTTTATCTCATTTTAATGTAAGTAACGTCACAATTCAGAAATTAATGTCATATCCACATCAAGCAGTAGTGGTAATAAATCCTTATACTGTTGAATTCAACTTGGATTATCCCTATTCTGCCTTTTTAGCTGCAATATCTACAAGTGCTGGTGCTATTGTTGATCCAGTTTTTGTTGATGAGCATGGTGGAGTTCAGATAGACACCCCAAATACTTATCTTTCTACTCACGCTTTAGGCTCTGGTCCTTATGTTTTAGAGACTCCTATAGGCGGATCATATGTTGTGTTAAGTGCTAATCCTAACTATTGGGCTGATATGATTCCTTCAAGCATGAGAAACCCAATGCTGCAAGTTCCTAAAATTAAAACTATAATAATAGATTATCAAACGAATGAGGCTGTGAGGATCTTAGATTTACAACAAGGTAAGGCTCAAATAGCTCAAGTAGATGTAATAGATTTACCTGAATTAATAGGAAATTCTGGTCTGCAAGCGCTTCAAAGTAGTTTATCACAAGGAAAATATCCTGTAGTTTATACTGCAAACAACGTTTCAGTTTATGTATGGGGTCCCTCTCCTCAAATAGATTTCTTAGCTATTGACGCTTATCAATATCCATTTAATATAACTGCAGTTAGATTAGCTATAGCGCACGCAATTAATCCAGTTCAGATACAACAAGAAGTATATAAGGGTTTTGCAATAAGTTATGTAGGTCCATTAGATCCTTCTTTACCCTTCTATAATTCTTCAATTCAAGGGTATACATATGATCCTTCTCTATCTATAGAATTATTGGAACAAGCAGGATTTAAACTAACTTTGCCTAATGGCACAATAATAAATCCTAATGGTAAACCCTTCCCAACTATCACGTTAACTTATCAAACGGGAAGTACGGCTCTTCAAGATGAAGCTCTATTAATTCAACAGCAATTAGCTCAAATAGGTATTAATGTACAATTGAATCCAGAGTCGATAGTTACTATAGTTGAATCGTATCTAAATCCACCTAATTCTTCTTCCTATCCTGCATTTCAGTTAGCTGGTAACTTCCCTCCAGTCCTAAGTCCTATAGATCCTGCAATATATCTACTTTCTCAAGCTAGGTTGCATCATGGTAATCCAGCTTTTGTTGATAATTCAACTATAAATCAACTAATAATAGAGGCTGTAAGGACTAACAATCCTCAGCAATTACAGCAGATATTTAATAAAATAACGCTACTTACATTAGCTCAAGCTCAATACATATGGCTAGATGATTTCTTAGCATATACTGTTACATCGGCTAACATTCATGGAATATGGTATAGTCCAGGGTTAGATGGAATATTTTACGCTGATTTATACTAACTAAACTTGTTTGGTGATTTTATATGATTTTTTACAGATTTATTTTAAAGAGAATTATAGAGGCTTTTTTAGTTATTTTGGGCGAATTGATAATAATTTTTTATCTGGCGAATATTGCTGCACCCAATCCAGCTACCATATGGGCTGGTCCCGAAGCTTCACCTCAACAAATCCAAATAGTTACGCAACTTTATCATTTAAATCAACCATGGTATGTTCAACTTTATTATTATTTAGGAAACTTTTTTACAGGTAATTGGGGTATTTCACCTTTATATCAAACTCCTGTTATTTCTCTTATTGAAGAATATCTGCCAGTTACATTAGAATTAGCTATAATCGCGCTAATTTTAAAAGTGATAATCGAAATCCCTTTAGGTGTTATATCAGCTTTAAGACCTAATGGTGTATTAGATAACACTATAAGGATAACTTATACGGTTACAAGGAGTGCACCACCTTTTATAGTAGCTTTATTGTTACTCTTAGGTTTTGCATATTACTTCCATCTATTGCCTTCTTCCTATTATATGAATCCAGTTCTATATCTTCATGAGCCTAAATTTTATATCCTATTATTTGGTCATAAATATTATATTTGGTTAATCGATAATATGCCAATTCTTAATTCACTACTGGTGGGTGATTTTCCAGCGCTAATATCTTCTATTAAGCATGTAATCTTACCTTCATTAGCCTTAATGTTATTTGGATTTGGAGGAATAGTCAGACTTACGAGAAATACGATGATTGAAGTACTTAACATGGATTATATAAAAACTGCTAGAGTTAAAGGTCTAAAGGAAAGATTAGTAGTAATAAGGCACGCTTTAAGGAATTCTCTCTTGCCTACTATTACTATAATTAGTATAATCTTTTCTGGATTAATGCAAGGTAGTTTAGTGGTCGAAACTATATTCAATTATTATGGAATTGGGTATTTAATTGCAGAGAGTTTATTAAATCTTGATACACCTACTCTTATAGCTAGTACAGTAATAGTAACTATAATAGTTGTTGTATCTAATTTAATTGCAGATATTTCTTATGCTATTTTAGATCCTAGAGTGAGGGAGTCATTATGAACACCTCACTCATGAAAATTCTTACGAAAAATGTCAATTTGCTTTTAGGTACGATTATAATAATGTTCTTTATAGTTATGGCCATAATATCTGTGATAAATATTCATTTATTAACTCGTTATAATCCTAATCAAATTAATTTTAGTGAAGCTAATTTGCCTCCCTCAATTTTACATATTTTTGGTACAGATCAAGAAGGTAGGGATGTTTTTTCAAGAGTATTAGCAGCTTTGCCTATTGATGTTAGCATTCCTTATATAATAGTAGGTGCATCAGTCCTCATAGGACTAATAGTAGGTATTATAAGTGGATATTTTGGAGGTATTTTAGATGAGATTTTAATGAGATTTACTGATATATTTTTAGCTTTCCCTGGCATACTTTTGGCTTTGGCTATAAGTGAAATTTTAGGTAGTTCTCACTTAGCATATAGGCTATATTTTAGTGCATTAGCCTTAATAATAGTAAATTGGCCAGTTTATGCTAGATTAGTAAGGGGTCAAGTGTTACAAATTAAGTCTATGCCTTATATAACCTTAGCTAAGGTTGCTGGATTAGGAAACTATCAAATAATGAAGAGACATGTATTACCTCATTTAATTCCCATATTGTTAGTTTACTCCACCTTAGATATGGGAACAATAATTTTAAGTTATTCAATTTTAGCGTTTTTTGGTTTAGGAGCCCCTCCGCCTACACCAGAATTAGGTAGAATGGTATATGACGGCTTATCCGCTCTTCCTCAAAACTGGTGGTCATCAGTATTTCCCGCATTGGTCATTACTTTAATGGCATTAGGTTATTCTTTAGCTGGAGATGGGTTAAGGGATTTATTAGATCCTAGATTAGGTGAGATAAGAAATGGATAAATTGCTTATTATAGATGATCTATGGATAAGTTATTATAAAGATGGGAAAAAGGCATATGCAATAAGGGGGTTAAATTTAGAAGTTGATTACAATCAAATAGTAGGTATAGTAGGGGAAAGCGGTTCTGGAAAATCAACACTAGGCCATGCCATTGTAGGATTATTGCCTAGTAATTCCAAAGTAGAAAAAGGTAGAATATTATTTGAAGGAACTGATCTAACTAAAATTAATAGAAGGGATTTTTATAAATTTAGAGGTAAAAATGCTATTTTTATGATATTTCAAGACCCAATGTCCAGTTTAAATCCCACTATGAAGATTTATGATCAACTAAGAGAAGTCATTCAGGGTAAGCATAGTAGTAATGAAGATTTTTCGCTAACAAGATGGTTTTTAGGGAATATTAGGAAAGATATAATTATAGAAAATAAAGATATTATTGAGGCATTAAAGAAAGTAGGTTTTAAGAATCCTAAGGAAATATTAGTAAAGTATCCCCATCAATTGTCTGGCGGAGAAAGGCAAAGAATAATGATAGCCATGGCATATTTGTTAAAACCTAAACTTCTCATAGCGGATGAACCTACCACTGCGTTAGATGTTGTTACGCAAGCACAAGTTTTGAAAATGCTTTTAGAATTAAAAGACGAATATAAAACTTCAATTATTTTTATAAGTCATGATATTACGCTTGTCTCTCAAATTAGTGACAGAATATTAGTAATGTATGGAGGAATACTTATGGAAGATGGGAGCTCTGAAGAGATACTTAAAAATCCATTAAATCCTTACACTAAGGGGTTAATTTCCTCCTTGCCTATTTATTTTAAGGGAGAAGGTCGCATATCTCCGATACCAGGATTTCCACCAAACATATTTAACTTACCTGCAGGCTGCCCATTTCACCCTAGATGTAGCTCGAATATGAGTATATGTAAATCGCAAATGCCAAAAATTAAGAAAATAGGTGAATCACATTATGTCGCATGTCACCTCTATGGTTAACGTTCAAAATTTAAAAGTTAGCTATAAGATTAAAGGTAGTATAAAAGTAGCAGTAGATAATGTATCCTTAAATATAGATAAAGGAGAAACGCTTAGCATAATAGGAGAATCTGGTAGTGGAAAGACCACTTTAGGAATGGCCTTACTAAAATTAGTAAAAATAGATAGTGGTAAAATATATTTTAAAGGAAAAGATATAACTTTACTAAAAGAAAAAGATATGAAAGATATAAGGAGATTAATGCAATTAGTTCCCCAGGATCCTTACTCAAGTATGAATCCAAGACTAAAAATTAAGGATATCATTGTAGAACCCTTATTAGCATATACCAAATCTGATACTTTAGAAATAAAAGAAAAAATGGAGAGAGTTATAGAACAAGTAGGATTAGATTCCTCAGTTGCGGAAAGGTATCCTCATGAGTTATCTGGTGGACAGAGGCAAAGGGTATTAATAGCAAGGGCATTAATAGGAGATCCAGAATTTATAGTTCTCGATGAGCCTACATCTAATCTAGATGTATCTATACAAGCCCAAATTTTGAATTTATTATTAGATTTGCAAGAAAAAAGAAATCTATCTTACTTATTTATAACACATAATATTTTAGTAGCTAAATATATGGCAGATAGAATAGGTGTAATGTACAACGGAAAATTAATAGAATTAGGTACGACTAAAAATATTATTAATAATCCTTTACATCCATATACAAAGGAATTGATAGAATCTGTACCTTTAGCTGGATTTAAGAGCAGATTGAAAGCATATAATGTTTTAGACGTTCAAGAGCCTATAGTATTAAAGGGATGCGTATATGCAAATAGATGCAAATTAGCTAAAGAAATATGTAAAATTAAACAGCCTGATATGATTAATTATAATAACGGTCATAAGGTAGCATGTCATTTATATACGTAGGTTATTTAATTAAATATGTAGCAAAGCTAATCCCCCATATTAACTCTGGATAAACAATTAATCTCTCCATTCCACCAGCTCCTAATTGTCCATAATATTTTAACAAATAAAGTATAAGACATAATAATGTTATAAATCCTAATATAGTCCAGAAGTAAATTTTATTGGTTATAGAAGTAACTACGGCTCCAATTCCTCCAAAGAGAAATGCGATTAGTGCAGCGATCAAATGTATTAGTCCAGTAGTTTCTGGAAATATACCTACTAACATTGAACCTAATCCCGTCATAAAAAATAATATGGAAATTAATTTCCTTAGGATAATCGATGCAATAATTATTAATACACCCATTAATATAATTGATGTATTGAATATTATTGCGGTTTTTCCAATACCTAAGTCACTAATGTAATTTGATTTAATTGAATAATTAGGATAAATTGCTTCAGCTATTAGCATACATAAGAAGAATTGGGACACTCCTATTAATATTAAATATCCTGAAATCTTATTTTCTCTTATTTCCATAATTTATTGTGGTATCTTAGAATTATAAAGCTATCTTAATATCTATATAATTTTTAATATTTATCAAATTACTATAATATGTTAGGTTAGTAATGTGAGTAATATTATAAAAAACTTTTCTATCTTAAAACTTGGCTACAAAAATATTATATGGATCATAATTTTTCTTGATTTTAACTAACTGTTTATATTTAATTTCATTATAAGACGATTTTACCATATCTTCTGTCGAATCTCCATTATAGTTTATATAATGTCCAACTGAAAAAGGGCTTAATTCTTCAGATAATCTTCTAGTCCAATTTAGATTTATTTCGGTCTCTTTAGGATCTTTCCATTTAGATACTATGTTTATATTCCAGTTAGCGTTTCTATGACCAAAAGCGTTCTCTTCATCTGGAACTTTTGAAAGTGCACCTCCTAGATATTCAAGGTGTATTTCAGTAATAGGCGATGGACAGTTGTAATAATACTTTCTTATTATTTCAATTGGTTCTGCTTTTAGATCCTTTAAATAATGATTTTTCCAGTAATTATTAATATGTGGAGGATTTAATGCATCAGGTAATGATTGTAATACGGCATATGGGATTGGTCCCATCATATCTACTTTTTGCTCTCCTATACTTTTAATAGGAGATAAGATCTCTTCACCCTCCTTAGGATCTCCCATAAAACCTCCTGCAAGCATAATTACTTTACTCCCCTGCATCTCTTTAGGTATAAAAGGCAATGGTGGAGCAGTAGAGAGAACAGTAAGTATAGAAACTTCTTGTGGCGATCTTTCCATGTATTTTTTAACTAAATCTATTACATTATCTAGCAATTTAGCAGGGTAAATTATTAATCCTCCATAGACCATTGGTCCAACTTGATGCATTTTGAATTGAAAGGATGTAACTACACCAAGCCCACTTCCTCCACCTCTAATAGCCCAGAAAAGATCTTTTTCATTTTCTTTGTCTATATTTAGGACTTGTCCATCAGCAGTGACAATTTGAGCACTTAATAAATTATCACAAGCTAAACCATATTTTCTGCTTAACCAACCTATTCCTCCTCCAAGTGTAAATCCAGCTACTCCAGTAGTTGATATTCTGCCTCCTGGAGTAGCTAAGCCAAATACTTGAGCTTCTCTATCAAATTCTCCCCATGTTACTCCACTCTGAACTATAGCAGTCTTATCCTTAGGGTTAACCCATATTCCTTTCATGAGACTAAGATCTATCACTAAACCACTCTCTATAATTGATGAACCTGAGACACCATGACCACCACTTCTTACACTTATCTTAATGCCCCTACTTTTTGCATGTTCTATAGCGTTTATTACATCTTGAACTCCTGAACATTTAACAATAATTGCAGGTTTCTTATCTATCATTCCATTCCAAATCTTTCGTTCTTGATCGTAATCTAAATCGTTAGGAAATATTACTCTTCCCTTTATCTTGGTTTTTAGATCTTTATTTAATTTATCTTCCTCATGTTCTTTTGATTCCATATCTATCGATTTTTCTTTCACATAACTCTTATTTATCAAATAGGTTTACATTTATTTAGTAAACCCAAAATATATTGAAAATATTCTGTAAAAATTAATTTAAAATAAATATA
The genomic region above belongs to Saccharolobus caldissimus and contains:
- a CDS encoding ABC transporter substrate-binding protein, which encodes MDNRKTYLGISKSLIAAVIIVIIVISVIVGLLLFKHNSVSNNMVSTTSSIISSVSTTSFTSSTSASANVSIPSSITVEEAAPPVSVDPATSYDIAGGEIIQNVYQTLVFYNGTNTSSFIGVLAENWTVEDNGTVYIFHLWPFIRFSDGSPLNATDVWFSFYRTMLMDLGISIYISQALAVNDGLGFVGKLPNGKYGTIMLPNGIVQAFEYAGYNLSSNQTIAMEEAAYDLAYVLSHFNVSNVTIQKLMSYPHQAVVVINPYTVEFNLDYPYSAFLAAISTSAGAIVDPVFVDEHGGVQIDTPNTYLSTHALGSGPYVLETPIGGSYVVLSANPNYWADMIPSSMRNPMLQVPKIKTIIIDYQTNEAVRILDLQQGKAQIAQVDVIDLPELIGNSGLQALQSSLSQGKYPVVYTANNVSVYVWGPSPQIDFLAIDAYQYPFNITAVRLAIAHAINPVQIQQEVYKGFAISYVGPLDPSLPFYNSSIQGYTYDPSLSIELLEQAGFKLTLPNGTIINPNGKPFPTITLTYQTGSTALQDEALLIQQQLAQIGINVQLNPESIVTIVESYLNPPNSSSYPAFQLAGNFPPVLSPIDPAIYLLSQARLHHGNPAFVDNSTINQLIIEAVRTNNPQQLQQIFNKITLLTLAQAQYIWLDDFLAYTVTSANIHGIWYSPGLDGIFYADLY
- a CDS encoding DUF998 domain-containing protein: MEIRENKISGYLILIGVSQFFLCMLIAEAIYPNYSIKSNYISDLGIGKTAIIFNTSIILMGVLIIIASIILRKLISILFFMTGLGSMLVGIFPETTGLIHLIAALIAFLFGGIGAVVTSITNKIYFWTILGFITLLCLILYLLKYYGQLGAGGMERLIVYPELIWGISFATYLIK
- a CDS encoding ABC transporter permease, with the translated sequence MIFYRFILKRIIEAFLVILGELIIIFYLANIAAPNPATIWAGPEASPQQIQIVTQLYHLNQPWYVQLYYYLGNFFTGNWGISPLYQTPVISLIEEYLPVTLELAIIALILKVIIEIPLGVISALRPNGVLDNTIRITYTVTRSAPPFIVALLLLLGFAYYFHLLPSSYYMNPVLYLHEPKFYILLFGHKYYIWLIDNMPILNSLLVGDFPALISSIKHVILPSLALMLFGFGGIVRLTRNTMIEVLNMDYIKTARVKGLKERLVVIRHALRNSLLPTITIISIIFSGLMQGSLVVETIFNYYGIGYLIAESLLNLDTPTLIASTVIVTIIVVVSNLIADISYAILDPRVRESL
- a CDS encoding FAD-binding oxidoreductase; this translates as MESKEHEEDKLNKDLKTKIKGRVIFPNDLDYDQERKIWNGMIDKKPAIIVKCSGVQDVINAIEHAKSRGIKISVRSGGHGVSGSSIIESGLVIDLSLMKGIWVNPKDKTAIVQSGVTWGEFDREAQVFGLATPGGRISTTGVAGFTLGGGIGWLSRKYGLACDNLLSAQIVTADGQVLNIDKENEKDLFWAIRGGGSGLGVVTSFQFKMHQVGPMVYGGLIIYPAKLLDNVIDLVKKYMERSPQEVSILTVLSTAPPLPFIPKEMQGSKVIMLAGGFMGDPKEGEEILSPIKSIGEQKVDMMGPIPYAVLQSLPDALNPPHINNYWKNHYLKDLKAEPIEIIRKYYYNCPSPITEIHLEYLGGALSKVPDEENAFGHRNANWNINIVSKWKDPKETEINLNWTRRLSEELSPFSVGHYINYNGDSTEDMVKSSYNEIKYKQLVKIKKNYDPYNIFVAKF
- a CDS encoding GNAT family N-acetyltransferase → MSKNIQPYDTISTPLGNCYIYTIHSYFINKLASFDCGEKEQNDFIKRFAVGHYLAGINHTFLLICNNDLAGFISFSSYSYAFAEGFLDKIKKAIKEEFNKRGLPHEFDVSFKKLPVILLGQLGIDKRYQGKGLGRSLIREFVIPYSLNYCAENSCIGILVYTRSAKDFYRKLGFQLIYEDKNGGANYFYSLYKNVLEIRYKTFSSKP
- a CDS encoding ABC transporter ATP-binding protein, which gives rise to MSHVTSMVNVQNLKVSYKIKGSIKVAVDNVSLNIDKGETLSIIGESGSGKTTLGMALLKLVKIDSGKIYFKGKDITLLKEKDMKDIRRLMQLVPQDPYSSMNPRLKIKDIIVEPLLAYTKSDTLEIKEKMERVIEQVGLDSSVAERYPHELSGGQRQRVLIARALIGDPEFIVLDEPTSNLDVSIQAQILNLLLDLQEKRNLSYLFITHNILVAKYMADRIGVMYNGKLIELGTTKNIINNPLHPYTKELIESVPLAGFKSRLKAYNVLDVQEPIVLKGCVYANRCKLAKEICKIKQPDMINYNNGHKVACHLYT
- a CDS encoding ABC transporter ATP-binding protein, with protein sequence MDKLLIIDDLWISYYKDGKKAYAIRGLNLEVDYNQIVGIVGESGSGKSTLGHAIVGLLPSNSKVEKGRILFEGTDLTKINRRDFYKFRGKNAIFMIFQDPMSSLNPTMKIYDQLREVIQGKHSSNEDFSLTRWFLGNIRKDIIIENKDIIEALKKVGFKNPKEILVKYPHQLSGGERQRIMIAMAYLLKPKLLIADEPTTALDVVTQAQVLKMLLELKDEYKTSIIFISHDITLVSQISDRILVMYGGILMEDGSSEEILKNPLNPYTKGLISSLPIYFKGEGRISPIPGFPPNIFNLPAGCPFHPRCSSNMSICKSQMPKIKKIGESHYVACHLYG
- a CDS encoding ABC transporter permease, with translation MNTSLMKILTKNVNLLLGTIIIMFFIVMAIISVINIHLLTRYNPNQINFSEANLPPSILHIFGTDQEGRDVFSRVLAALPIDVSIPYIIVGASVLIGLIVGIISGYFGGILDEILMRFTDIFLAFPGILLALAISEILGSSHLAYRLYFSALALIIVNWPVYARLVRGQVLQIKSMPYITLAKVAGLGNYQIMKRHVLPHLIPILLVYSTLDMGTIILSYSILAFFGLGAPPPTPELGRMVYDGLSALPQNWWSSVFPALVITLMALGYSLAGDGLRDLLDPRLGEIRNG